One part of the Phacochoerus africanus isolate WHEZ1 chromosome 7, ROS_Pafr_v1, whole genome shotgun sequence genome encodes these proteins:
- the KRT84 gene encoding keratin, type II cuticular Hb4 produces MSCRSYRVSSGRRVGNFSSCSAMTHQNLNRFRTSSVSCRSGPSFRGLSGFGSRSVISFGSCSPRIAAVGPRPIRCGVGFGVGNGMAFGYGDGSGAGLGFGSGSCVGLGFGAGSGLGYGFGGPGFGYRVGGIGVPAAPSITAVTVNQSLLTPLNLEIDPNAQRVKRDEKEQIKTLNNKFASFIDKVRFLEQQNKLLETKWSFLQEQKGTRSNLEPLFENYITNLRHQLDVVSSDRARLEAERNNMQDVLEGFKKKYEEEVVLRANAENEFVALKKDVDSAFLNKSDMEANVDSLTQEIDFLKTLYMAEIQLLQSHISETSVIVKMDNSRDLNVDGIIADIKAQYEEIARRSRADAESWYQTKYEEMRVTAGQHCDNLRSTRDEINELNRLIQRLKAEIEHAKAQRAKLEAAVAQAEQQGEAALNDAKSKLADLEGALQQAKQDMARQLREYQELMNVKLALDIEIATYRRLLEGEEIRICEGVGPVDISVSSSRGGVVCGPDALVTSSGLSRGGVTFSGGSSIRTSGFCSSSVGGSRVSAGCGGGSVLVGEACAPSVPCPLPTEGGFSSCSGGRSSRGASVRFVSTTTSHRTKY; encoded by the exons ATGTCTTGCCGCTCCTACAGAGTCAGCTCTGGTCGCCGTGTGGGCAACTTCAGCTCTTGCTCAGCAATGACCCACCAGAACCTGAACCGCTTCCGGACCAGCTCTGTCTCCTGCAGGAGTGGGCCCAGCTTCCGGGGTCTTAGTGGCTTTGGCAGTCGGAGTGTCATCAGCTTTGGATCATGCTCACCCCGGATAGCAGCCGTGGGCCCTCGTCCCATCCGCTGTGGAGTTGGCTTTGGTGTTGGCAATGGGATGGCCTTTGGCTATGGTGATGGGAGCGGCGCTGGTCTGGGGTTTGGGTCTGGCAGTTGTGTTGGTCTGGGATTTGGAGCTGGCAGTGGCCTTGGCTATGGTTTTGGCGGCCCTGGCTTTGGCTACCGAGTTGGAGGAATTGGAGTGCCAGCAGCCCCATCTATCACAGCAGTGACTGTTAACCAGAGCCTGTTGACCCCCCTCAACCTGGAGATTGACCCCAATGCCCAGAGGGTGAAGAGGGATGAGAAGGAGCAAATCAAGACCCTCAACAACAAATTTGCTTCCTTTATCGACAAG GTGCGCTTCCTGGAGCAGCAGAATAAACTCCTAGAGACCAAGTGGAGCTTCCTGCAAGAGCAGAAAGGTACCAGGAGCAACCTGGAGCCCCTCTTTGAGAACTACATCACCAACCTGCGGCACCAGCTGGATGTAGTGAGCAGCGATCGAGCCCGGTTAGAAGCTGAGAGGAACAACATGCAGGATGTCCTTGAGGGTTTCAAGAAGAA GTATGAAGAGGAGGTGGTGCTCCGGGCCAATGCTGAGAATGAGTTCGTGGCTCTGAAGAAG GATGTGGATTCAGCTTTCTTAAATAAGTCTGATATGGAGGCCAATGTGGATAGCCTGACTCAGGAAATTGACTTCCTGAAAACCCTATACATGGCG GAAATCCAGTTGCTGCAGTCACACATCTCAGAGACATCCGTCATCGTGAAGATGGACAACAGCCGGGACCTGAATGTTGACGGGATCATCGCCGACATCAAGGCTCAGTATGAAGAGATTGCCAGGCGCAGTCGGGCTGATGCTGAGTCCTGGTACCAGACCAAG tatgAGGAGATGCGGGTGACAGCTGGCCAACACTGTGACAACCTGCGCAGCACTCGTGATGAGATCAATGAGCTGAACCGCCTGATCCAGAGGCTGAAGGCAGAGATCGAGCATGCCAAGGCTCAG CGGGCCAAGCTGGAAGCCGCGGTGGCCCAGGCGGAGCAGCAGGGCGAGGCGGCCCTCAATGATGCCAAGAGCAAGCTGGCAGATCTAGAGGGCGCCCTTCAGCAGGCCAAGCAGGACATGGCGCGCCAGCTGCGTGAGTACCAGGAGCTGATGAACGTCAAGTTGGCCCTGGACATCGAGATCGCCACCTACAGGCGCCTGCTAGAAGGCGAGGAGATCCG gaTCTGTGAAGGTGTTGGACCAGTAGACATAT CCGTAAGCAGCTCCCGGGGCGGCGTGGTGTGCGGGCCTGATGCCCTGGTCACCAGCTCCGGCCTCTCCCGTGGCGGCGTCACTTTCTCCGGCGGCAGCAGCATCCGGACCAGCGGCTTCTGCAGCTCTAGCGTGGGCGGGTCCCGGGTGAGCGCGGGCTGCGGAGGGGGCTCCGTGCTGGTGGGCGAGGCCTGCGCCCCCAGCGTCCCCTGCCCGCTGCCCACCGAGGGCGGCTTCAGTAGCTGCAGCGGCGGCCGCAGCAGCCGCGGTGCCAGCGTCCGCTTCGTgtccaccaccacctcccaccGGACCAAGTACTGA